The following coding sequences are from one Bacillus marinisedimentorum window:
- the ispF gene encoding 2-C-methyl-D-erythritol 2,4-cyclodiphosphate synthase, with the protein MFRIGHGYDVHKFAEGRKCIVGGIEIPYEYGLAGHSDADVLLHAIADACLGAVGEGDIGRHFPDSDPDFKDADSGKLLEHVWKITTDKGYTLGNIDCTIIAQAPKMAPYIDAMRERIAGLLEAEAGQVNVKATTTEKLGFTGRKEGMAAEAVVLLQKLDHRQ; encoded by the coding sequence ATGTTCCGAATAGGGCATGGATATGATGTACATAAATTTGCAGAAGGCAGAAAATGCATCGTCGGTGGAATCGAAATCCCATATGAATACGGGCTTGCAGGCCACTCCGATGCTGATGTGCTTCTTCATGCGATTGCAGATGCCTGCCTTGGCGCAGTTGGAGAAGGCGATATCGGGCGCCATTTTCCGGATTCCGATCCGGATTTCAAAGACGCCGATTCAGGAAAGCTTTTAGAGCACGTATGGAAAATAACGACAGATAAAGGGTACACGCTTGGTAATATCGACTGCACGATTATCGCCCAGGCGCCGAAGATGGCCCCATACATTGATGCGATGAGAGAGAGGATTGCCGGCTTGCTTGAAGCGGAGGCCGGTCAGGTGAACGTGAAGGCGACGACGACCGAAAAGCTCGGTTTCACAGGCCGGAAAGAAGGTATGGCTGCCGAAGCAGTGGTGCTGTTGCAAAAACTTGACCACCGGCAATAG
- the gltX gene encoding glutamate--tRNA ligase, with protein MTKEVRVRYAPSPTGYLHIGNARTALFNYLFARNQNGKFIIRVEDTDQKRNVEGGEENQFHYLKWLGIDWDESVDNPGEYGPYRQSERRDIYEKHYNSLLENGAAYKCYCTEEELEEEREAQRARGEMPRYSGKCRHLTEEERSKLEDEGRQPSIRFKVPADKVYTFNDIVKNEVSFESNGIGDFVIVKKDGMPTYNFAVAVDDHLMEITHVLRGEDHISNTPKQMMIYEAFGWEHPVFGHMTLIVNDERKKLSKRDHSIIQYIGQYNDLGYLPEAMFNFIALLGWSPKGEEEIFTKEQFIEIFDPERLSTSPAVFDNKKLSWMNNQYMKEADFERVFEMSLEHLVKADRLPADMDEEKSRWARGLVELYKEQMSYAGEIVELSDMFFKTEIEYDEEAMAILEEEQVPEVLQGFLDQIKKLGNFEAAEIKKAIKATQKATGHKGKKLFMPIRVATTGQSHGPELPLAIELLGSEVVETRLEQLLTKLNG; from the coding sequence ATGACCAAAGAAGTAAGAGTGCGCTATGCGCCAAGCCCGACCGGCTATCTTCATATCGGAAATGCGCGTACAGCCCTATTCAACTACCTTTTTGCCAGAAACCAGAACGGAAAATTCATTATTCGCGTGGAGGATACGGACCAGAAACGTAATGTGGAAGGCGGGGAAGAGAACCAATTTCATTATTTGAAATGGCTCGGCATCGACTGGGACGAAAGTGTCGATAACCCTGGCGAATACGGCCCTTACCGCCAGTCTGAGCGCCGTGACATTTACGAAAAGCACTATAACAGCCTGCTTGAAAACGGCGCAGCTTACAAATGCTACTGCACAGAAGAAGAGCTGGAAGAAGAGCGTGAAGCACAGCGGGCCCGCGGAGAAATGCCGCGTTATTCCGGCAAATGCAGGCACCTGACGGAAGAAGAGCGCAGCAAGCTTGAAGACGAGGGACGCCAGCCGAGCATCCGCTTCAAAGTTCCGGCTGATAAGGTATATACGTTCAACGATATCGTGAAAAATGAGGTCTCCTTCGAATCAAATGGAATCGGTGATTTTGTCATTGTGAAAAAAGACGGGATGCCGACATATAATTTCGCGGTCGCAGTCGATGATCATCTAATGGAAATCACCCACGTGCTTCGCGGGGAAGACCACATTTCCAACACACCAAAGCAAATGATGATTTATGAAGCATTCGGGTGGGAGCATCCGGTGTTCGGGCATATGACGCTGATCGTCAATGATGAGCGGAAGAAGCTGAGCAAGCGCGACCATTCGATCATCCAGTACATCGGTCAGTACAACGACCTTGGCTATCTGCCGGAAGCGATGTTCAACTTTATCGCTTTGCTCGGCTGGTCGCCAAAAGGTGAAGAGGAAATTTTTACAAAGGAACAGTTCATTGAAATTTTCGATCCGGAACGGCTGTCCACGTCACCGGCCGTGTTTGATAACAAGAAGCTTTCCTGGATGAATAATCAGTATATGAAAGAGGCTGACTTCGAGCGGGTATTTGAAATGTCGCTTGAGCATCTTGTGAAAGCAGACAGGCTTCCGGCCGACATGGATGAAGAGAAGAGCAGATGGGCACGCGGCCTTGTCGAATTGTACAAAGAACAGATGAGTTACGCAGGCGAAATCGTCGAACTGAGCGATATGTTCTTCAAAACCGAGATTGAATATGATGAAGAAGCAATGGCAATCCTTGAAGAGGAGCAGGTTCCTGAAGTGCTTCAGGGATTCCTGGATCAGATTAAGAAACTGGGGAATTTTGAGGCGGCTGAAATCAAAAAAGCCATCAAAGCGACCCAAAAAGCGACCGGCCATAAGGGTAAAAAGCTGTTCATGCCGATTCGTGTCGCTACGACCGGTCAGTCACACGGCCCGGAACTCCCGCTGGCAATCGAGCTGCTTGGCAGTGAAGTCGTCGAAACAAGGCTTGAGCAGCTGCTGACAAAACTAAACGGTTAA